gattttaaaattaaagtatATCCTGTGTTGTTTGCATTTGACTGATAGTTTAGGAGCTTCCTTGACGTGTCTACAGTTGCTAACTGCACTGTTAAAAAGGGCATGGATGCGTTCTGTTTTGTATATACAGAGCCAGCTATAAACGGGACTGTTTAGGTAGAGACCTGCTAGAGCCGAAGGTTCGGAGCTGTGCCTGCAGATGCTTTCTGCAGTGTCTTTAATCAAATTAACATCAGAGATTAACAGGACGTTTCTGTGAGTTATTCATGTGGGATTTAACCAGTTTTTTCCAGaatattattatgtatttttaatctgCAAAAGCCAGAGAGCCTGAATCATCAGATCCGAGAGCACGATCAGTCCCTGATTGTGTTCACACCTGTTTTAATCAGATCCCCCGGGACGCATGTTGGCACCAAAAGTGAACATCCTCATTGTGTCACGGACCTCTGTGGGTCTGCCTGTAACGAAGAGCATGGACTCATCATGGAGCAGAACCACAGCTGCTTCCTGTGTGGACAGAAGAGTTCAATATTCTGCTTTGCTGTACGTTTCCATCCACCTCATACTTTTATCGCTTGTATTACGGTCCACACTATGTTTCCATTCGAGGTCCCCTGGTTACCAGTTTCAAGGGAAAATGTGTCATAGAAGAGCAAAGACAGCAGAAGGTTCTGTTTGCAGCTTCAGTAGGACAGCAAACAGACTGGCGATGCAATCAGGGATCACCCGAAGTCTTCCTTTCCATTTGTCCAGTCTCTTTCCACTCAGTGTTGCATTCCTAGTGTAACCAGCTTAACCCGACTATGATACTCTGTAACCTTGTTTATTTAATCCAAGTATAGCATTGCCTCTTTTGTTCAAATGATTATTTGTATTGTACAAGTTAttataaatgacaataaacaagcaaatggggaaaaaagaactGCGCTGTTGTGTTGATCTTTTTATGTAATCTACAGTGATGATAGCTTACAGTGAATACCAAAGCTTGCAAAAGTATTCACCCATCTCGGTATATAAATGTATGTGgattatgtatttatatttattcatccACTAAtcaattcatttgtttatttaatatagTGGACCTACACAAAATAGCCTAAATTgctaaagtgaaataaaaaaaatatattaataaacatttaacatattttttaaattattttgaagattatacattaaaaatttgtgcaaacatgcacattatttatttatttatttgctatgAAACCACAAAATAAGCTCTGGTGCTACCAGTTACCCCTAATGGTtgcttaattatttaaataagctCCATCTGTGTGCAATCTAGGTGTCCCATGATCTCAGTATATACACACCTGTGCAGAAAGGCTTCAGAGTCTGCAGCACCACTCATCAACAGGCTCCACTCTGCATATGACTTCATCAGCATGCttagagttttaaaaaatgtttagaagaAGGTCCTCtggtcagatgagaccaaaaatggaactttttggtcattaaagaaaaggttttatttggcaCAAGCCCCACACCTCAGCATCCCCACAGTGAAGCTTGGATATTGGCAGCATCACGCTGTGGAACTTTTCTACTGACTGAGAAACCAGTCAGACTTCAGGGAATGGTGAACTGTGCTACATTAAAGGATACTCCCAAGAAAAGCCTGATTCTGTCTTTCAGAGATGTTGAGACTATGGGGGATGGAGGCCAGCCTTCCAGCAGGACATGCTGCTAAAGCAACACTTGACTGGTTTaagaagaaatgtaaaatgtgctGAAACAACCTGGTCAAAGCTCAAACCTCAATCTGTCTGAGAATCTGTGGCAATGCAGCACACCAGCAAGGAGTGGGGAGGGGTCCTTTAAGCTGGTGCTGATGAGAACCTTCCAGAAACTGGAATATACTTGCATATTCTCCAGCTGTATCAAAAGCAGAAATAGCACCAGATATCAGGTAGCAGCATGACATATTTTCACTGCAGCTAGATGGTTATACAGTATTTAATAAACTGAGTTACAATTTTTCATGTATGGTTTTAGAAACTTTTCACTAATgggatttttgtctgttttccttttgttcagTTTCCTCCTTCTGCAACACAGACCTAACAACCAGCTCATATGGAAGAACTTGGGACAAGTTCAGTGAGGAAGAATGGACATAACGAACATCAAACTGTCGACACCCATTAGATTGAATCTTGATGTGGCTAAATGACATACTGTAAGGTATCTATCAGGATCTGACTTCCTATTTATGAGTAAACCAAATTACCAGTATATGTCACAGAACGTACCACTATAGCAAactttgtaatgtttttctCGGTTTCTCTGCATGACCTAGACTCAAATACTACTTCAGATGAGACTTTTTCTTATCCTGGTCTTTGACATGCAAATACTCACCGCACTGAAAAGCATCTGAAAACACAAACGgtgttaaatgtgttattaaggTCTGTGGAACTTTTCCAGAAGTTGTCTGTAATATTGAGGTCAGTTTGCAATATAATGGTTGTGTACGTGAGGTTGAATTCACTGGAGACTTCTAGAAAATTGCAGAGAAGTGATGGAAAATTCCAAGTGGTGGTAAGAGGAAGATCACACCCACcccccacacaaacacaccatgtGGGGGGAAGGGGCCTTAAAGgtaaacaaagaacaaagaaatgatGACCATGTGGTAAGAAGTAGATTCACCCTCATGGAGAGGATTTACCCTCAAAAATGCttgattgttatttttttcctctttataaaGATGGATCCATTACATTAACAGCGATCCTTTAGTTAATGTTCGAGTAAATACCAGATTACACTCAAATTAAGAAAACATTGCATAGAAACATCAACCTGcaacttatttaaaaagaagtgggtttctgtaaataaaaacaatctcaACACAAACTTTATTCATCTGAAAGAAATTGGAAACAGTAGAAACTGAGGAGATTGtcattatttgcttttaatgttcACTTTTTACTCACCAGATTCTCAGCACACATTACAACCAAACTTACTGAtagaacaaaaattaaataaaaatgacctgTCCTGATGGCCATCAGTTTTACTGACCCGTCACTTTTCTTTATAAACCTATCCTCAGTGACCTGTTAAAAAGAAAGGTTGGGGAAGCAATGCGTAACAGAACTAACCTAAAACTTCAAGAGAATGTCTGCTCACAAAACACATCCTGCTGGattattcagtctttttttttatgtaactcTCCAGCCCACTCCATACCTGGAAGCTTTCCTGACTCctgctgtgtgtttatgtacatttcCACCCTGTTTACTGATTTTATCCTTTTCTTTTAAGGTTTTGACACTTCAAGTAGCACTTCCTTAAATGTCTGGATCAAAGTTGTTACAGAATGTTGCTGAGGTTCAGCTCTGGTCTGACTCACACTCTGTCTGTAACCTCACCGGTGTAGCCTACCAGCATATTTAATAAGACAAGGCAGCACTATTTGGAAAAGGACATAGAGTGGTTTTATCCTGATAcagtctctctttctctttctatctatatatatagatatatctatAAATATGCAGTCTTACCTGCTAATGCTGCTAACACACTGTTCTCCTGCTGTGTGTCCATACAAACGTCTTTTGTCTCTCAAAATTCCGAAGCTTAAAAATATGTATGCTGAGCATGTCTCAGTCTAAACAATAGCTGACCCTGATTAACTGCAGCCACAGGTGAAATATCTCTTTTTGAAGTCTACTTAAATTGTATGGAGAGTGCATTCAGCAGGTATGACTGCAAACTGCAGAAGCTCTTAAAAGGTGAAACTGATGTCTGTTTTGGATGGTCCATTAAAGACAGATGCAGCTTCAAACTAACTGTATGTGCAGTGAAACTTTTATCCTGTTAATATTCTGCTGAACTGTTTCGTTGAGCACATTTAAAtccctgtttatgtttatgccGTTTCTTTAGTTGGGATCTGTGAGGTGATGTTTAACACATGGAGGTGCATGAGCTTGATACTCacataaaatctgatttaaacaGAGGAAATGCATCTAGAATATTTAGCAGGAAGCTGATGTATGTACTTGAGTCGTGTCAGCTGTTAGATGTGTAGATTatgagattttgtttttttaatatgtttttgtaCATATTGACATGTGATCTCCAACCCCCATCATTTCCTTCAGTTTCCTGATTCAGTTTTAACTTATTTCTTTCATGTCAACTTTGAGGAAATGTAAAGCTGTTGAGATGTTTTCTTCTTAAGAAAAAACTTGGTCTGCTTTGTGGACATTAAGCAGGACAAGCTCACAATAGCCTCCCAGATCCTTCTGGCTTTTGGGGGGCAGGGAAGATGAGTCACAAGCTGGGGGAGGAGGTTCAGCAGTGAGCAGGGGCAGTTGGGGACGGCCTTCTCGTCAGATTCCATTCGAGCGTTACGTCTGCCACAAATAGATATTCTAGTACCTTCCAAAACATGTTGGGGGTGTGATCTGGAGGACGCTTGACTCAGATGGGTGGGGTGTGTCAACAGGGGGTGGTTTCAGTGTGTATAAAAGGTCTCTGCTGAGTAACAGACGACACATTAGGAGCACAGTGTTAAGAGAGGCCAGAGAACTCATCTGCTGAAAGCTGCACTCTACTTCCACCTGAACAGAGGTCATGGCTGAGAGACATATTCCTTTCTCCCTGATGCACAGCCCGAGCTGGGACCCGTTCCGTGAATGGCACCAGGCCAGCCGCATCTTTGACCAGGCCTTCGGCATGCCACCTCTGCCTGAAGACTTTGCCACATTCCCGAGCACCCACTGGCCTGGTTATCACAGGCCATCCATCATGGGCCCGGACATGGGACTCATGCTCCCCCACAGCCATATGATGTACCCTGGCCACCATATGGCCCACCATCCACGTGCCCTGTCCCGCCAGTTGAGCAGTGGTATGTCTGAGATTAAGCAGACGCAGGACAACTGGAAGGTGTCTCTGGATGTCAATCATTTCTCACCCGAGGAGCTGGTGGTCAAGACCAAGGATGGAGTATTGGAAATCTGTGGTAAGCCCTCAGTCTTGCATCGTTCATCTATTATTGCTGATTTAAAAGAATCTTATTAATCTCACAAGTTGAAACCATGAGTTTGATTGTTCAGCTCCAGCTCTTTGTTAACATAAATGTGGATGTATACAGCACAGATAAGCTACCAGGTGGCCGCTATGATATCTCATTTGTTGTACTCAAGTGACACAGTTTCTTTGTAGAATAAAAACTACAACATGGATGAAAACAATCATACAGTTAGAAGGCAGAAACATGAGCAGCAGGGGTAGGATGCATGCTTGCAGAGTTACATCACATTTCCAGACAATATCTTGAGTTCCAGGACATAGGAGGGGTAT
The sequence above is a segment of the Melanotaenia boesemani isolate fMelBoe1 chromosome 15, fMelBoe1.pri, whole genome shotgun sequence genome. Coding sequences within it:
- the hspb1 gene encoding heat shock protein beta-1, whose translation is MAERHIPFSLMHSPSWDPFREWHQASRIFDQAFGMPPLPEDFATFPSTHWPGYHRPSIMGPDMGLMLPHSHMMYPGHHMAHHPRALSRQLSSGMSEIKQTQDNWKVSLDVNHFSPEELVVKTKDGVLEICGKHEERKDEHGFVSRSFTRKYTLPATVSAEKVTSSLSPEGVLTVEAPLAKLAIESSETTIPVNVETKGAVAKK